A genomic window from Ideonella sp. WA131b includes:
- a CDS encoding VWA domain-containing protein, translating to MSKLKDFTIAAARPLPVIVLADVSGSMSTNGKIDALNDAIKAMIESFAEEDPSRAEIHVGVIAFGKGGARIHQPLRPSTGVQWEKVSAAGNTPMGAAFDLVVKMIEDPEQVPGRAYRPAIVLISDGEPTDDWEEPLARLLSSERASKASRFVLGVGDDADPAMLAKFLADPTARVYSAHEARQIKNFFRWVTMSVTQRTRSSNPNSVVAIDPMALDEYDF from the coding sequence GTGTCCAAGTTGAAGGACTTCACCATTGCAGCGGCCCGTCCGTTGCCGGTCATCGTGCTGGCCGATGTCAGCGGAAGCATGAGCACCAACGGGAAGATCGACGCCTTGAACGACGCGATCAAGGCGATGATCGAAAGCTTCGCCGAGGAGGATCCCAGTCGAGCCGAGATCCACGTGGGCGTCATCGCCTTCGGCAAAGGTGGGGCGCGGATCCATCAACCGCTGCGACCTTCGACCGGGGTCCAGTGGGAAAAGGTCTCCGCGGCAGGCAACACACCAATGGGAGCGGCCTTCGATCTGGTCGTGAAGATGATCGAGGATCCCGAGCAGGTTCCGGGACGGGCCTACCGGCCCGCGATCGTGCTCATTTCGGATGGTGAGCCTACGGACGACTGGGAGGAGCCGCTCGCCCGGCTTCTATCGTCGGAACGGGCTTCGAAGGCCTCGCGGTTTGTCCTAGGCGTCGGGGACGACGCTGACCCGGCAATGCTGGCCAAGTTCTTGGCGGACCCTACCGCCCGCGTTTACTCGGCTCATGAGGCGCGGCAGATCAAGAACTTCTTCCGATGGGTCACGATGAGCGTGACGCAGAGGACGCGCAGCTCGAACCCCAACAGCGTGGTGGCGATCGACCCGATGGCCCTCGACGAATACGACTTCTGA
- a CDS encoding AAA family ATPase produces MKAHEIPYGTCFLVEVCPADARVFDPPALQKAEVSLLFSDSSGQTLLRYGDTAVNVTGRDTQQQTILGRMRDRNLPRIGWIVSTASKEAAAERLQIQLHEFPVQYSWPDDIDVGVDEKIVDAIRKKLGKSISAAEVINWLAERFVVADQQSPHKVFISGSPTATGDQRQPFRMHGRGYAIDVQRTPDDRLLVTRLVEARRGEFAQDRRPISPVVGRVRFCDSTIAGAFRGAARSQLDQLVERAGSYLNVWREYNKLERESVLRRARALGWLNYSDAQRQADGRWRFKVSDGRQLDAAFNVLRGADDVELEAAAFPPKELREVSDAAPGDSALADSLTGGRPRIFVGSFAGADVAGRYIDVQPSGELDERAPPSPGALFMSLSGDRRRLERRERAQAMIASADGPMPTLGLLLENVPVRTGRRSAKAPLSTAVREIFGSEPTPRQVEALRVALNTPDIALIQGPPGTGKTKTIAALQARLAELTEETDLAGQTLLTSYQHDAVENAAARTLVFGLPALKIGRKHGRGEDGDEFDRWRRDRIDAIKADVAALPERPISEVLNKVRSIAAAYQASHLGLEEGLRVAVKVEGLVRPYLAPATVDRLAAVRRELAAGPAGMASVETDDRELLLKSIRALRTDAASFGDDGPRNAARLRHRLERVAYDEEVDMRLLSAAAEWSEDKDPDFLEDLKSLQGRLIDLFSESATVGGPVAHAGLEELLNEIVNELYARVRESSGGEDAVLYEYLADLENDIDGVKAAVADYTVVLAATCQQSVGYQMSQQKGDNSVFANVIVDEAARANPLDLFIPMSLAERRIILVGDHRQLPHILEPDVEGQLELSVSEETRNALRRSLFQRLFESMREREAADGIKRTVTLDVQYRMHPVLGSFVSDTFYAPYGEAFRSGKLADEFAHDLPGYQPHVAAWVDVPLSAGREQGGQSKRRPAEARWIAKELNKLASMRQDLSFGVISFYAAQVDEVFQQLEPLGIAELLPDGSFRVADAWRETFRSDGQRKERIRVGTVDAFQGKEFDVVFLSMTRSNDHRLSDERSMRRKFGHLMLENRLCVAMSRQQRLLIVVGDAGMLQGEAAQNSLRGLVAFRKLCEGRDGCVVSA; encoded by the coding sequence ATGAAGGCACACGAGATCCCGTACGGCACCTGCTTCCTGGTCGAGGTCTGCCCAGCGGATGCTCGGGTCTTCGACCCGCCCGCTCTGCAGAAGGCGGAGGTCTCGCTTCTGTTTTCGGACTCGTCGGGACAGACCCTTCTGCGTTATGGGGACACTGCGGTCAACGTCACGGGCCGGGACACCCAGCAGCAGACCATCCTCGGCAGGATGCGCGATCGCAACCTGCCCAGGATCGGCTGGATCGTCTCGACTGCGTCTAAGGAGGCGGCTGCTGAGCGGTTGCAGATCCAGTTGCACGAGTTCCCGGTTCAGTACTCCTGGCCGGATGACATCGACGTCGGAGTCGACGAAAAGATCGTTGATGCGATCCGCAAGAAGCTGGGCAAGAGCATCTCGGCAGCCGAGGTCATCAACTGGCTGGCGGAACGGTTCGTCGTGGCAGACCAGCAGTCGCCCCACAAGGTCTTCATCTCTGGGAGCCCCACTGCTACTGGTGATCAACGCCAGCCGTTTCGTATGCACGGACGCGGCTACGCGATCGACGTCCAGAGAACGCCCGATGATCGGCTCCTGGTGACCCGGCTTGTCGAAGCCCGGCGGGGAGAGTTCGCTCAGGACCGTCGACCGATTTCACCCGTGGTCGGTCGGGTGCGTTTCTGCGACTCGACGATCGCGGGTGCTTTCCGTGGAGCGGCGCGTTCGCAACTCGATCAACTCGTGGAGCGGGCGGGCAGCTACCTCAACGTCTGGCGCGAATACAACAAGCTGGAACGCGAGTCTGTCCTTCGTCGCGCTCGCGCGCTTGGCTGGCTGAACTACTCGGACGCCCAACGTCAGGCCGACGGCCGCTGGCGCTTCAAGGTCTCGGACGGCCGCCAACTGGATGCGGCGTTCAATGTCTTGCGCGGCGCAGATGACGTCGAGCTGGAGGCCGCGGCTTTTCCGCCCAAGGAGTTACGGGAAGTCTCGGATGCCGCGCCAGGCGACTCAGCGCTCGCGGATAGCCTGACAGGCGGCCGCCCCAGGATCTTCGTTGGATCGTTCGCGGGTGCCGACGTGGCAGGGCGCTACATCGATGTCCAGCCCTCGGGTGAACTCGATGAGCGCGCCCCGCCGTCGCCAGGAGCGCTGTTCATGAGCCTGAGCGGCGACCGCCGACGTCTCGAGCGGCGTGAGCGGGCTCAAGCGATGATTGCCTCTGCCGACGGGCCGATGCCTACGTTGGGCCTACTGCTGGAAAACGTTCCTGTTCGGACCGGGCGAAGAAGTGCCAAAGCGCCCCTCTCTACGGCCGTTAGAGAGATCTTCGGAAGCGAGCCCACCCCGCGGCAAGTCGAAGCTTTGCGCGTGGCGTTGAATACGCCCGACATCGCGTTGATTCAAGGCCCTCCGGGCACCGGCAAGACGAAGACGATCGCTGCGCTGCAGGCACGCCTCGCCGAACTGACCGAAGAAACCGATCTCGCTGGGCAGACGCTGCTGACCAGCTATCAGCACGATGCGGTGGAGAACGCAGCGGCGCGCACCCTCGTGTTCGGGCTACCAGCTCTCAAGATCGGCCGAAAACATGGGCGCGGCGAGGATGGGGACGAATTCGATCGCTGGCGAAGAGACCGGATCGATGCCATTAAAGCCGATGTGGCGGCGCTTCCCGAACGCCCGATCAGCGAGGTGCTCAATAAGGTGCGATCCATCGCGGCCGCTTACCAGGCATCTCATCTGGGGTTGGAGGAGGGGCTACGGGTAGCCGTCAAAGTGGAGGGCTTGGTCAGACCCTATCTGGCGCCAGCCACCGTCGACCGACTCGCCGCGGTGCGCCGGGAGTTGGCTGCCGGCCCCGCGGGGATGGCATCCGTCGAGACCGATGACCGGGAACTGCTGCTCAAGTCCATCCGGGCTCTTCGGACGGACGCCGCGAGTTTCGGCGACGACGGCCCTCGCAATGCTGCGAGGTTGCGCCACCGGCTGGAGCGGGTTGCGTACGACGAAGAGGTCGACATGCGTCTGCTTTCGGCCGCCGCCGAGTGGTCAGAGGATAAGGATCCCGATTTCCTGGAGGACCTGAAGTCCCTTCAGGGCCGCCTCATTGACCTATTCTCGGAGTCTGCGACCGTTGGGGGCCCGGTAGCCCACGCTGGACTGGAGGAACTTCTCAACGAGATCGTCAACGAGCTCTACGCTCGCGTCAGGGAGTCCTCTGGGGGTGAAGATGCGGTGCTCTACGAATACCTCGCCGACCTAGAGAACGACATCGACGGGGTGAAGGCTGCCGTTGCCGATTACACGGTGGTTCTTGCAGCGACCTGCCAGCAATCGGTTGGTTACCAGATGAGCCAGCAGAAGGGCGACAACAGCGTCTTCGCGAACGTCATCGTCGACGAGGCGGCCCGGGCAAACCCACTGGATCTCTTCATCCCGATGTCGCTCGCCGAGCGACGCATCATTCTGGTGGGCGACCACCGGCAGCTGCCACACATCCTGGAGCCGGATGTCGAGGGGCAGTTGGAGCTCTCGGTCTCCGAGGAGACCCGCAACGCGCTGCGGCGCAGCCTTTTTCAACGGCTGTTCGAGTCCATGCGGGAGCGCGAGGCCGCCGATGGCATCAAGAGAACCGTGACGCTCGACGTTCAGTACCGCATGCATCCGGTCCTGGGCTCGTTCGTCAGCGACACCTTCTACGCGCCTTACGGGGAGGCATTCCGTTCGGGCAAGCTGGCGGATGAGTTTGCGCATGACCTGCCGGGATATCAGCCGCACGTCGCGGCCTGGGTGGATGTGCCGCTCTCTGCCGGGCGGGAACAGGGTGGGCAAAGCAAGCGCAGACCAGCAGAAGCGCGCTGGATCGCCAAGGAGCTCAATAAGCTTGCCTCGATGCGGCAGGATCTGAGTTTCGGCGTGATCTCCTTCTATGCAGCGCAGGTCGACGAGGTGTTCCAGCAACTCGAGCCCCTGGGCATCGCGGAACTCCTGCCAGACGGATCGTTCCGCGTTGCAGACGCGTGGCGCGAGACCTTTCGTTCGGACGGTCAACGCAAGGAACGAATCCGGGTCGGTACGGTCGATGCCTTCCAGGGCAAGGAGTTCGATGTCGTCTTCCTGTCGATGACCCGTTCGAACGATCACCGCCTTTCCGATGAACGTTCGATGCGCCGTAAGTTCGGCCACTTGATGCTGGAGAACCGCCTGTGCGTGGCCATGAGCCGACAACAGCGCTTACTCATCGTCGTCGGCGATGCCGGGATGCTGCAAGGCGAGGCTGCGCAGAACAGTCTGCGCGGCCTGGTCGCCTTCCGGAAACTGTGTGAGGGTCGGGATGGCTGCGTTGTTTCAGCTTGA
- a CDS encoding AAA family ATPase: MATNAPPAPSVSESDLVHAARELWEAHALCKARAERMLRLEDGERKLADARAALAKDREDLDSTLASLAGREAAAKAAEDELRVREDALRVATLNAEAGFAKERRKSLTLLEEEAEVLRKSMSEARKTIADERARWDEEWRNAEAAGRARIDELRGQWETEHGEAAQRLDAERRQVEADFSRQRAELKTQRAHLDVVEDILREDREAFDARVAQRASAAQEQAQARIRDLEARLEEARRERDDLYGQLREREDAVRALGNRPLEEIKRELDALRKENKSLQDRLAEQPSAGAMDRLQELEQAREEWEADRARLSQELLSSRAATARSAIAVTELESLRDQKAALESSRDLLQAALEELRKDVDERIRRSDGVSPFPSCSQMDEDDDLQSTVSALDEIDNLADFCVELQQRVALDPASGKELYYSLSDIRCFLAGMASSRLHLLQGISGTGKTSLPLAFARALGAGSALIEVQAGWRDRQDLIGHFNAFERRFYESEFLQALYRAQCPRYADLPFIVVLDEMNLSHPEQYFADLLSALEQDPQYQKLDLMTAAVDPAPALLRDGRTLPLPQNVWFVGTANHDETTKDFADKTYDRAHVMELPRHRESFKPKRLRARAPVAMTGLQAAFSAAQTTHQRKAAEAYRFLDDRFADVLGKRFRVGWGNRLERQMMTFVPVVLAAGGSVAEAVDHVLATKLLRKIRDRHDTRPDDLEVLRTALDDAWPVLRSEDKPEKSMGIVQSELRRLGADEAA, translated from the coding sequence GTGGCCACGAATGCGCCGCCAGCTCCGTCTGTTTCCGAGAGCGACCTGGTACACGCCGCTCGGGAGCTGTGGGAGGCTCACGCCCTGTGCAAGGCGCGGGCCGAGCGGATGCTGCGCTTGGAAGACGGTGAGAGGAAACTCGCCGACGCGCGGGCGGCGCTCGCGAAGGACCGCGAGGATCTCGACAGTACGCTTGCCTCGCTCGCCGGACGTGAGGCTGCAGCCAAGGCAGCCGAAGACGAACTCCGGGTACGCGAAGACGCCTTGCGGGTTGCGACGCTCAACGCCGAAGCCGGCTTTGCAAAGGAGCGGCGCAAGTCTCTGACACTCCTGGAGGAAGAGGCCGAGGTTCTGCGAAAGTCCATGTCTGAGGCTCGAAAGACCATTGCCGATGAACGAGCCAGATGGGACGAGGAGTGGCGGAATGCCGAAGCGGCAGGCAGGGCTCGGATTGACGAGCTTCGTGGTCAGTGGGAAACCGAGCACGGCGAGGCCGCGCAACGGCTCGACGCCGAGAGGCGACAGGTCGAGGCCGATTTTTCCAGGCAGCGCGCGGAACTGAAGACGCAGCGTGCGCATCTGGATGTCGTTGAGGACATTCTTCGCGAGGATCGCGAGGCGTTCGACGCAAGGGTTGCTCAACGGGCCAGCGCAGCGCAGGAGCAGGCGCAGGCAAGGATCCGTGACCTGGAAGCGCGGCTGGAAGAGGCTCGCAGAGAGCGGGATGACCTCTATGGCCAACTCCGGGAACGTGAAGACGCCGTGCGCGCCCTGGGTAACAGGCCTCTGGAGGAGATCAAGCGGGAGCTCGACGCGCTCCGCAAGGAGAACAAGTCACTTCAGGATCGCCTAGCGGAACAACCCAGTGCGGGCGCCATGGACCGGTTGCAGGAACTTGAGCAGGCCCGCGAAGAGTGGGAAGCCGACCGCGCTCGCCTGTCGCAGGAGCTTCTGTCCAGCCGCGCGGCAACGGCTCGATCGGCGATCGCGGTGACGGAGCTCGAATCGCTCCGGGATCAGAAGGCTGCCCTTGAGAGCAGTCGGGATCTTCTGCAGGCTGCCCTGGAAGAACTGCGAAAGGACGTCGATGAGCGTATCCGCAGGTCGGACGGTGTCAGCCCGTTCCCGTCTTGCAGCCAGATGGACGAGGACGACGATCTGCAGAGCACCGTTTCCGCGCTGGATGAGATCGACAACCTGGCCGACTTCTGCGTCGAACTGCAGCAGCGAGTCGCACTCGATCCGGCCTCCGGCAAGGAGCTCTACTACTCGCTTTCCGACATCCGTTGCTTCCTCGCCGGAATGGCCTCGAGCCGCCTGCATCTTCTCCAAGGCATCAGCGGCACCGGCAAGACCAGTCTGCCATTGGCGTTTGCGCGGGCGCTTGGGGCTGGTTCGGCGCTCATCGAGGTGCAGGCGGGGTGGCGGGATCGACAGGATCTGATCGGGCACTTCAACGCGTTCGAGCGGCGCTTCTACGAGTCGGAGTTCCTGCAGGCGCTTTATCGCGCGCAATGCCCGCGCTATGCAGACCTGCCGTTCATCGTGGTGCTCGACGAGATGAACCTCTCGCATCCGGAGCAGTACTTTGCCGATCTGCTGTCGGCGCTCGAGCAGGATCCGCAGTACCAGAAGCTCGATCTGATGACGGCTGCCGTCGATCCGGCACCGGCGCTGCTGCGCGATGGGCGAACGCTGCCGCTACCTCAGAACGTCTGGTTCGTGGGAACGGCCAATCACGACGAGACGACCAAGGACTTCGCAGACAAGACGTACGACCGCGCCCACGTGATGGAACTGCCGCGTCACCGCGAGTCGTTCAAGCCGAAGCGGCTGCGCGCTCGTGCACCTGTCGCCATGACGGGCCTCCAAGCTGCGTTCTCGGCAGCGCAGACCACGCACCAGCGCAAGGCCGCCGAGGCCTATCGGTTCCTCGATGATCGGTTCGCTGACGTTCTCGGCAAGCGATTCAGGGTGGGCTGGGGCAACCGCCTGGAGCGGCAGATGATGACGTTCGTACCGGTCGTGCTGGCCGCAGGGGGCAGCGTGGCAGAGGCAGTAGACCATGTCCTCGCGACCAAGCTTCTGAGGAAGATCCGAGATCGCCACGACACGCGGCCGGATGACCTGGAGGTCCTTCGCACCGCGTTGGACGACGCCTGGCCGGTCCTGCGTTCGGAGGACAAGCCCGAGAAGTCGATGGGCATCGTTCAGTCCGAGTTGCGTCGTCTGGGTGCCGACGAAGCGGCATGA
- a CDS encoding protein phosphatase 2C domain-containing protein — MASQKHVDYFGASVAGPAHRAARQLNEDRWLGASGSFGSLIVVSDGLGSKPQARRGAQAACIATLRAVRSWFSEGGGSFEQLLPQIEAFWLEEIAPHDRTDCAATCLMALAHRDGGAYVAALGDGMAAVRSGRAVERIEFPRGSSAFSNETMSLGGAGTWASRRYGVAEVDAVVLASDGVSDDLRSDRIADFIAWLTDDIAPLQPQPRWRQLCRELHDWPTPRHLDDKTLAVLTWRPAEAV, encoded by the coding sequence ATGGCCAGCCAGAAGCACGTGGACTATTTCGGAGCCAGCGTTGCGGGACCAGCGCATCGAGCGGCGCGCCAGCTGAACGAGGATAGATGGCTCGGCGCCTCTGGCTCGTTCGGCAGCCTGATCGTCGTGAGCGATGGGCTGGGCTCAAAGCCACAAGCTCGCCGAGGTGCTCAAGCCGCCTGCATCGCAACGCTCCGTGCGGTCAGGAGTTGGTTCTCCGAAGGGGGAGGTAGCTTCGAGCAACTGCTCCCCCAAATCGAAGCCTTCTGGCTGGAGGAAATTGCACCTCACGACCGTACGGACTGTGCGGCCACCTGCCTCATGGCATTGGCTCATCGAGACGGCGGAGCCTACGTGGCCGCACTGGGTGACGGCATGGCCGCAGTGCGCTCGGGCAGGGCCGTCGAGCGAATCGAATTCCCTCGAGGGTCCTCTGCCTTCTCGAACGAGACGATGTCGCTCGGAGGGGCCGGGACCTGGGCGAGTCGACGCTATGGTGTTGCTGAGGTCGATGCGGTCGTTCTGGCGTCCGATGGGGTCTCCGATGATCTGCGATCGGATCGCATCGCCGATTTCATCGCATGGCTGACGGACGACATTGCTCCACTGCAACCACAGCCGAGATGGCGACAGCTCTGCCGTGAACTTCACGACTGGCCCACGCCACGTCATCTCGACGACAAGACCCTCGCGGTCCTGACGTGGCGACCCGCGGAGGCCGTATGA
- a CDS encoding DUF4258 domain-containing protein, with the protein MIQQHASTDYLPRITAHAWARMGGRGLNCRTIDTVLNYGRVVHVRGAAIHVIGKKEVQRLSRQGVDVGDCEGVQVVCTPDCETVITVYRNSDFRGLKPRSNRRWH; encoded by the coding sequence ATGATTCAGCAACACGCTTCCACCGACTACCTGCCGCGGATTACCGCCCATGCCTGGGCCCGGATGGGCGGACGGGGCTTGAACTGCCGGACGATCGACACCGTGCTGAACTACGGTCGCGTGGTCCATGTCCGTGGCGCTGCGATCCATGTAATCGGAAAGAAAGAGGTCCAGAGGCTGAGCCGCCAAGGCGTCGACGTTGGCGATTGCGAGGGTGTGCAGGTCGTCTGCACCCCGGACTGCGAGACCGTCATCACGGTCTATCGCAACAGCGACTTCAGAGGGTTGAAGCCACGGTCGAACCGCCGTTGGCACTGA